The following DNA comes from Chelmon rostratus isolate fCheRos1 chromosome 20, fCheRos1.pri, whole genome shotgun sequence.
tctttttcatttttcaaatctCACACCAACTCACAAAATGTGGCATTTAACAGCATTATACGGATACAGATACATGGCTGACACACAATAGAAACATACCATTGTGAGACTTCAGGATTCAAAGCTAACACTTCGCTAATTTGGAAAGTTCCTGCATTGTAATGGGTTTTGTGTTTAAGGCTGGTGAGTGATGCCATGGGCGGAGCAGTGGAGATGGAGAAGTTGCAAGAATTCCCCTGGGTGCTGCACCTCAGCGAGCTCAAGTTTCAGCTCCAGTCTAATGTTGTCCCAATTGGTTTGATCAGCAGGGGCATCTACTGCCATAGGGCGCTTCTCTTCAAGGTACCACTGACCTGACTCCCTTTGCAGTCTTTACATTTCACCCATATTGTTGACATCCTATTTTAAACCCTTTCTCTTTACCTCTCAAGTTTTCATGTACACTGTCAGCCTCTTCATTCAGTCCGTCTCTTGTTTCCAAATAATCATACCCTgacctgtctcctctctgtaaCTTTGCAGTGCCTGGTTGATTGCATTGGAATGAGCTGCACACTTGTTCGGGGGGAGTACAATCGGGCTTGGAACGAGGTACTCCTCCTCAATGGGAATCCCTCCAGCAATGGGTGCCCTTCAAAGCCCTGCCACTATATAGTGGACCTTATGCATCAGCCTGGAAGCCTGCTGAGAGCAAAtactcctgctgctgtgcaATACCAGACTATATAGCCCAACACTGtagtgtagaaatactgtaGAATATAATGCTGTGACCAGACCCTATGATGCATTAGATTACTGAtttgtattgtatgtatatTTGCTGTATGGGCAGACTTTTAAACCATACAGTATTATTCAACTGGTCAGTTGATTTTTGGTGCATGCACATGtcgaaaggaaaaaaaaagctctttgtCTATGAATGCAGCCTCCCTAATAAACACACTGATTTAACCATGGCTCTTCACCACAGAGGATTCACAATGTTGCGACTACAGAGAAACACCAGTTGCACAGCAGTCAGTTTctgtttgaactgtttttttttaggtggtCTTTACCGGCTGTTTGTGCCTCAACCAAGGTCAGATAATAgaaaggaaaatgtattttggaTCATGTATTTGCACCAGCAGCACTAAATAAAGTTCCTCTAATATTGATGTCTAATTTCTTAGAGTTCCCATTACACCTTTTAGTTTATAATGTCTTCACTGTACTATGTTGGGACTAGGACTTATAGTTATGTTGTAAAAATTGTGCAGGATCCATTATCAACCAGACCCCAACTCCCAATTCAGATTTCATCCCAGCCTTAAAGCTGCTACACAATTCTGGTGTGGCGCTCTTTGAACATCGCGTGGCAATAAAAAGCCAGGGAAACCACTCCACTTTGACCTATATAACTGTTAGTGTGATTTTTGACCGGGTCACCCAGCAAACAGCCTGCATCAGCCGGGGGAGGACCGGCGCGAACTCGCCGCGGCATGAACGATCCAGACGCAGCGAGCGCACTTGACTTTAAACAAGACCTGACACAGCGGCTGCAAACATGTCCCGTTTCGCAGCTCGTCTCTTCGTAGCCGCTTCTCAACGGGCGACAGCCAGATCCGCGGCGTTACCGAGGACGATCCCGGTCTTCATCCGTCCCCTATCCACATCTCAAGGTACTGGGAGAAGCTTTGCTTTCTTTACTATCACTTTGTTCTTTGGTTGTAGCTACACCATCCAGACCAGTATCAGGGGCTGCAAACTGCCGGTGCACCCTGCTGCAGTGTCCCCACGGTTGTTGGATATTAGGACATGTAAATCTGCTGAGAAGCTGAGAataagcagcagaaacaggttTATTTGTGCACAGAGGACTGTGGCTATAACAGGAGAGGGGGGTTTACCAATACATTTGGGATTATCTGAATTATACAGCTACTTTAGGAGTTATAATTAAGTGATAAGCCTATTTAAGTGTTTTGTCCAGAAATGTTGCACTCTCCTCTGGTACCTTTCTACCTTGAGCACAATAGTTAAATGCTCTCCCGTGATAACAAACTTTCTCCAAAGTCTATAGGGTTTGtggtctgactgtgtgttttatttcaaaaaggTTTTGGACATCCAGCCATAGCTGATGGTTTTCATTATATATCAGTTGATTGTGTTCTTCATGTATGTTCCATATGCACACCAACACTCGTCTGTgacctctgctctctgcaggcctgcagtCTCTCACACGATATGATGAGACTACAGACTGGCAAAAGAAACTGACCCCGGAACAGTATGTAGTCACCAGAGAGAAGGGCACCGAGGTGGTGAGTACTGCTTACTGTGTGCACAGGGATTTGTGTCCAGCGAACGTTATCTCAGTCTACCAGACTGATACATATTGTCTCATAAACATCTGCACAGTTCCAGGTGGACTTTGGTCATCAGCGTATGGTTGACCCGATTAGTTCAGCCTGCCTGACTGCAAACCTTTGGTGTTTTATGAAACAGAAGCTGCTCTCAGCTTGACACGTTACAACTTCTACATGTAACGAtaagaaaaactgttttgtaCTGCACTTACAAACTCATGACAATGAATAATATGGAAATCTCTGTAAATTAGTCGTCCTGTATTCTGCTCTTAACGCCGTATATCTGTGTATTTGTGGGTGTTTCAGCCCTTTAGTGGGATCTACCTTAACCATTCAGAAGTGGGGATGTAccactgtgtctgctgtgaggCTCCACTTTTCAGGTAACTGtattaaaggaatatttctgcacatattatttttgttttatatatttatttagaaatgtatTCATACGTGTTCATTGAGTAAATGTCCCTTCCTCTCCTGATAGTTCAGAGGCTAAGTATGATTCTGGGACAGGCTGGCCGGCATTCAAAGAGGCTCATGGGACATGGGAGCGGGATGAAAGCCACGCCTCCGTTATTCGTCGCCCTGACAACAGCCTGGGTAGCACAGGGACAGAGGTCCTTTGTAAAAATGTGAGTTGTGTTCTGAGCTATGAAGCCAAAGTTCATGTTTGCTTATAGCTGTTCTACTTAATTTAgctttatgtacatttttttacgAAACAGTATACTTAGAATTATTTAATGAGCATCTCGCCCCTATATTTTGCATTCAGAATTTCACGCATCACTTTCTTCAAATGCAACcgtcatttttgcatttttggttgtgtgtgtttgatgcagtGTGATGCCCACCTGGGTCACGTGTTTGATGACGGACCAGACCCAACAGGTCAGCGGTTCTGTATCAACAGTGTGGCCCTCACGTTTAAACCCAGAGGAAACACCAAACCTGGCAAGCCCGAGGAAAACTGATGAATCACACGGACTTGCCTAAACCAACACACTTCCCGCATGTTTCATTGCAGGCCAGTCCTTTTCAGGAGGCAAAATGAAGGTCCAGAATCAGAGCATTCAGTCCATGGCCGTGACTGATACAGGTCTAGAAGTGAGAGGCTTTGTGTGGCAcaaagtgttttaatgtttgaattTAAGTGGAAATGGACTTCCTGAAAGACACTGAACTGAGCTCAGTTTCTTGTTCAAAAACTTTGCACTGGAGAGCAGTCTACATGTCTGCTGATCATACATTACATGATTCACACGAACCCAAACTGTAGACCCTCAGCTCCTTCAGTCACAtcaatcactttttttttttcattttcgaGTTTTTGATGGTAATtctgttttaatgaatgttaaCTGAATGAAGTTTTTTTGGATGTGTAACCTGACACGTTAGTGGGATACATAGTGGCTAACTCATTGATGttacaaaaaatgaaacatcattgtgatgtttgatttgtctgcgtgtctgaaaaatgtcaaaatacacTGGGCCTGCATTAAAAATACCTCTTTTTTCTGAAGAGATTatgaaacacaggaagtggggacattgctgctttgtgtgttttccctgtggTGTCACATTTCCAGATCAAACTTACTGATTGATTGACTCATGCAAACTTGGCTGATAATTTGtcaataaatgcacattttctttgttctttgaatctacatttatgttttactgtagcctgtctcctagaaattatgtttatataGAACTAATTAGCAACTGCAAACATGTTGGGTCtattttaatacagaaaaattCAGCATTGACTTGAGATATAAGActtttaataacatttaaacaaaatcaCCATCACTTCCTAACCttaaacaaagtgctgctgttgcctaaacctaagcaCAGAAAGGGGACTGGATGtgaaccctggattctggtgtcacagtaaTGCGCTTTATATGTCTGCCTTCcactcccacctcctccctgcCACTCCACTGTGGTGTAATGCTTCATTTACTCAAAGAAACAATGTCTCTGAGGAGTTTACCATTTTAAAGTCAGTCATTAATGAGAATTTATGGCTGCCCCCTGTAGTTCAGATGCACATACCAAAGCGCTGCAGTATGGCCTCATTTCTGCCGGGAATCCAAGTTAATATTTAACTTAACAGGCCATCCTGTGTTTCACATTGTTTATCTCCTGCTCCCTGTCTGTTTATGCATTTCTTCTGTGCCTGTGTTTGAGGTTGAGTGAAGCCGATTTGGAATAGCAGACCGCAGctagagacagagaggacagaaaccCCAACACTAAAAGAAGTGGGAAAGATTTTACATCCTCAGGATTCTCGAGCAGAAGAAGACTGTACTTCAGTGTGTTATTGTCAGGGCAGGGATGGCTGCAGTATGGCGTTGCATGTTGGCAGTGGTGGCGGtgatgtgcgtgtgtttgtggggTTCCACTGAGGCTGTAGGGGGGGCAAAGAGTCGGCCGCGACCCCAAAGACGACCTCCGAGGAAGCCAAAGGTTGAGCCTATTGATGCGACCCCACCTGCACAGAACATAGACATAC
Coding sequences within:
- the msrb2 gene encoding methionine-R-sulfoxide reductase B2, mitochondrial, coding for MSRFAARLFVAASQRATARSAALPRTIPVFIRPLSTSQGLQSLTRYDETTDWQKKLTPEQYVVTREKGTEVPFSGIYLNHSEVGMYHCVCCEAPLFSSEAKYDSGTGWPAFKEAHGTWERDESHASVIRRPDNSLGSTGTEVLCKNCDAHLGHVFDDGPDPTGQRFCINSVALTFKPRGNTKPGKPEEN